Within the Paraburkholderia flagellata genome, the region GCTGCTGATCCAGTCGGGCAAGCCCGTGGGCGTGTTCCGCACGCATGCGGATGCGCCGCGCGTGCTGCTGGCGAACTCGAACCTCGTGCCGCACTGGGCCACGTGGGAACACTTTCACGAACTGGACCGCAAGGGCCTCATGATGTACGGCCAGATGACGGCGGGCAGCTGGATCTACATCGGCTCGCAGGGCATCGTGCAGGGCACCTACGAGACGTTCTATTCGGTCGCGAACCAGCACTTCAACGGCGACCCCAAGGGCCGCTGGATTCTCACGGGCGGCCTTGGCGGCATGGGCGGTGCGCAGCCGCTCGCGGCGACGATGGCGGGTTTCTCGATGATCGCGGTGGAATGCGATGAAACGCGCATCGACTTCCGCCTGAAGACGCGCTACGTGGACCGCAAGGCGAAGACCATCGACGAGGCGCTCGCCATCGTCGAGGAAGCGAAGCGCACGGGCAAGCCGGTGTCGGTGGGCCTGCTCGGCAACGCCGCGGACGTATTCGCCGAGTTCGTGAAGCGCGGCATCACGCCGGACTGCGTGACGGACCAGACGAGCGCGCACGACCCGATCAACGGCTATCTGCCGCAGGGCTGGACGGTTCAGCAGTGGCGCGAGGCACAGAAGGTTGCGCCCGAAACGATCGTGAAGGCGGCGAAGGAATCGATGGCGCATCAGGTGCGCGCGATGCTCACGCTGCAGGAGCGCGGCGCGGCCACGCTCGACTACGGCAACAACATCCGCCAGATGGCGCTGGAAATGGGCGTGGAAAACGCGTTCGATTTCCCGGGCTTCGTGCCGGCGTATATCCGCCCGCTGTTCTGCGAGGGCAAGGGCCCGTTCCGCTGGGTGGCGCTCTCGGGCGATCCTGAGGACATCTACAAGACCGACGCCAAGGTCAAGGAATTGATCCCTGACGA harbors:
- the hutU gene encoding urocanate hydratase → MNHPNFTDPRLDPSRTIRAPRGAEKVCKTWIAEAAYRMIQNNLDPEVAEHPHALVVYGGIGRAARNWECFDQILASLKDLNEDETLLIQSGKPVGVFRTHADAPRVLLANSNLVPHWATWEHFHELDRKGLMMYGQMTAGSWIYIGSQGIVQGTYETFYSVANQHFNGDPKGRWILTGGLGGMGGAQPLAATMAGFSMIAVECDETRIDFRLKTRYVDRKAKTIDEALAIVEEAKRTGKPVSVGLLGNAADVFAEFVKRGITPDCVTDQTSAHDPINGYLPQGWTVQQWREAQKVAPETIVKAAKESMAHQVRAMLTLQERGAATLDYGNNIRQMALEMGVENAFDFPGFVPAYIRPLFCEGKGPFRWVALSGDPEDIYKTDAKVKELIPDDPHLHNWLDMARERIAFQGLPARICWVGVKDRYRLGQAFNEMVKNGELKAPIVIGRDHLDTGSVASPNRETESMKDGSDAVSDWPLLNALLNTAGGASWVSLHHGGGVGMGFSQHSGVVIVADGTQAAHERLGRVLHNDPATGVMRHADAGYELAQQTAREAGLKLPMLGR